In the Desulfitobacterium hafniense DCB-2 genome, CCGCACTGGCACTTTCCGCAGGATACAAGGTGATGAAGACGGGAGGAAACCATAACAGCCAGATCGGACTGCCCCTGATGATGTTTCAGTTTTCCTGGGAACACGAAGCGGCGGTGGTGGAGATGGGGATAAGCGATTTCGGCGAAATGGCGCGCCTGGCTCAGGTCGCCGAGCCGAAGTACGCCGTCATGACCAACCTCGGCATTACTCACATCGGCCAGCTCAAAACCCAGGGGAACATCCTGCGGGAGAAGCTGCACATCACCGACCGGTTCACTCAGGGTTCCGTTCTGTTTTTAAACGGGGACGATCCGATGCTGGCCGGACTCCGCGGCAAGACAGGGTATGAGACCGTTTTTTATGGCAGGTTGCCTTGGTGTGATTTTCGCGCGGAGGGGATTACGGTTCAAGAGGAAACCACCGCTTTCCGCTGCCTTGCTCCGGGGAGCGAGAGCGTGGAGGTGACCCTGCCGGTACTGGGAATGCACCATGTTCTGGATGCCCTGGCCGCTCTGGCCGTGGCGGAGCGGCTGGGCGTGCCTCTGAAACGGGCCGCCGCCGCACTCAGGGATTACCGCCCCCTGGCCATGCGCCAGCAGATTTACCATGTCAATGAGGTTGCCGTCATTGATGATTCCTACAACTCCAGTCCCGGCGCGGCCAAAAGCAGCCTGAGTGTTCTTGCGGGGTTCCGGGCCGGCCGCAGAGTAGCCGTGCTGGCGGATATGCTGGAACTGGGGGAGTATTCCCGGCAGGCGCATTTTGAAGTCGGCGTCTGCGCTGCGGAAAACGGAGTGGATATTTTACTCACCGTCGGTCAGGAGGCGAAAGCCGTGGCCGAGGGTGCCCGCTCCGTCCGGGCCGGGATCGACTGCCGCGTTTTGGACAATAACTATCAGGCCGCTGAGGAGTTGAAATCCTTTCTGTCTCCCGGTGACGCAGTTCTGGTCAAAGGCTCCCGCGGCATGCATACGGAGGAGATCGTCCGCGCCCTGCTTTAGCTTCCCGTTAACCGGGCTTTCCAGCTGTACTTAAAACGGCGGTAGGGTGGTGAAACCATATTCCTGAAAGGGGTCTCGACATGAAAAGAAAAAGATTGACTCAGTTATTCCCATTCCTGCTGCCGGTCCGCAGGATACAACGGAAATTATGCTTCTATACCAAGATGTACCTTGACCGGAACCACTATGCCAAAGCAAAGGCTCCAGAGTTTTTGCCTTTTTGCATTTATGAAACCAAGTCGAAGCTTCTCAATGAAAATACCGGCATGGATATAAAATACCAGGAGAACAAGGTGTTTAATCTGCGCCTTGCTGCGGAGCCCGTCAATGGCCTATTGATCCGCCCTGGCGAAACATTTTCATTTTGGCAGCGGGTGAGATATGCCGAGAAAAATGAGCGGTATAAGGACGGTCTATGCGTGGTCAATGACGAATTGGTTACGGTTCCGGGAGGCGGTTTGTGTCATCTCAGCAATTTGCTGTTTTGGCTCTTTCTGCATACTCCCCTCACGATTGTCGAACGGCATGCTCATGAGATTAAAGATTTTCCTTCTCCCGATGAGGATGAACCGGATGGTGTGGACGCGACAATCCACGAAGGGTGGTTGGATTTAAAGGTCAAAAACGATACCAATCTTACCTTCCAAATTGAACTATCCATTGATGGGCCTTACATCTATGGCCGTATTTTTATGGATCAGGCTAAAGGGTATAGTTACGAGGTTGTTAATCGTGATAAGCGCTTTCTCCAAAAAGAGGGAAAAATATTTGAGCGGGTTTCCGTTTGCCGGCAGGTGATCGACAACAAATCCAAGCAAGTTATTTCCGAAAATATGCTTTATACGGATGTATTTGAAATCGGGTATCCGCTTCCGGAAGGAACTGCTATCGCAGAGGAAAAGGAAATTTGAAAGGAGAAAGCTTATGAGTAAGTTGAAAATCGCAATTATCTTCGGAGGCTGTTCCGAAGAACATCCCGTCTCCGTTAAATCTGCTGGGGAGGTGGCCAAAAACCTGGATCTCGAAAAGTATGAACCCTTCTATATCGGGATTACGAAAGATGGGGTTTGGCAGCTTTGTCACTACCCTGAGGCCAATTGGGAAAAGGGCAGTTGCCGTCCGGCTATCCTGTCACCGGACAGAAGCGTCCAGGGATTGCTTGTTCTGGAGCAGGGGCAATACCAAAGGATCCCCTTGGATCTGGTGTTTCCCGTTCTGCATGGCAAATTTGGCGAGGATGGCGCGATACAGGGTTTGTTGGAGCTTTCCGGCATCCCCTATGTGGGCTGCGATATCCCGAGTTCGGCTCTGTGCATGGACAAATCCCTGGCTTATATCGTCGCTGGAAAGGCAGGAATTGCCACGCCAAAGTTCCGGACGGTCACTGCGAAGGAGACTATTGACGCCGAACGGCTTGCTTATCCCGTTTATGTCAAGCCGGCCCGTTCGGGTTCATCCTTCGGCGTCACTAAGGTATGCCGCCAAGAAGAATTGCTGAGTGCGGTGGAAATCGCCAGACAGTATGACTCGAAGGTGCTGATTGAAGAGGCTGTCGTCGGCAGCGAGGTAGGCTGTGCGATATTTGGAAACGATCTGGATTTGATGGCCGGTGAGGTCGATCAGATCTGTCTGTCTCATGGCTTTTTCAGAATCCATCAGGAGAATGAGCCGGAAAAGGGTTCCGAAAACTCAACACTAATCGTTCCCGCCGACATTTCCCCAGAGGCGCGCTCGCGGGTTCAGGAGACGGCAAAAGCCATCTATCGCGCTTTGGGCTGCAGGGGACTGGCGCGGGTGGATATGTTTCTGAAAGAAGATGGAACAGTAATCCTCAACGAGGTGAATACTTTGCCCGGCATGACCTCATACAGCCGTTTTCCGAGAATGATGGCGGCCGCAGGCTTGCCCTTTGCCGAAGTGATCGACCGGCTTGTCTCGTTGGCCTTTTAATTTCCCCATCACCTGATTGAGCAGGACAAGAAAATTGCCAAAGGGACAGTTTGCCGATAGGGTGGGCTGTCCCTTATCGGTATGGTGATATTCAGAAAATCTTAAGATTTTCATAAGCAAAAAGCTGCAAAATGGATTTTTGGCTTTGCGGTATAATAATATGGGGTTATATACTTAAAAGAAAGAAGTTGACGCTTTTGGCTGCCAATATTTTGATTGTTGATGATGAACAAGCTATTGCCGATTTGGTGGAAGTTTATCTGAAAAATGAGAACTATAATCTCTTTAAATTTTATAACGGCAAGGATGCCCTTGACTGTATTGCCAAGGAAAAGCTGGATCTGGCCATTTTGGATGTCATGCTCCCTGATGTAGACGGTTTTTCAATCTGTCGGCAAATCCGGGAAAAGCATAATTTTCCGGTGATCATGCTGACAGCCAAGGAAGAGGAAATCGATAAGATTACCGGGCTGACCTTAGGCGCGGACGACTATATCACCAAGCCGTTCCGCCCCTTGGAGCTGATTGCCCGCGTCAAGGCGCAGCTGCGGAGATTTACCAAATATAATTCTTCAGAGCCAAACCAAGAGGAACACGTGATTGCCTTTTCCGGCTTGGTCTTAGACATGAATACCCATGAATGTACCTTGAATGAAAAAAAACTATCCCTCACGCCTACGGAGTTTTCCATTCTTTGGGTCCTTTGCTCCAACCGCGGCCGGGTAGTCAGTTCGGAAGAATTGTTCAATGAGGTATGGGGAGACAAATATTTTACCAACAGCAATAATACGGTCATGGTTCATATCCGGCATTTAAGGGAAAAAATGCAGGACAGCACGGAACATCCTAAATATATCAAAACGGTATGGGGGGTTGGCTATAAAATTGAAAAGTGAGCGGGATAAAAGAAGGAATGATTATACAAAGTTAAAAAGGGAATTATTTCTTCGCATGCTCTTGATTGTTTTTGCCACGGCTGCAACAGTTATCTTCCTGCGTTTTGTCATTCAAAAAAACTTCAGTGTGGGCGATAGCATAGTCCGCTTTTTAATGACTGCGTTTGATTTGCGCGAAAACGTTGCGGTATTAATTTATCGGTCTGTATTTTACAGTAATATAGAAATTATTACCTTTATTGTGATTCTTGTCTTCGTAGTTATTTTGCTTAACTTATCGACTTCCTGGTTTACTAAATATTTTGATGAAGTCAGTGCCGGAATGGATAAACTTGTTGAGGAATCCGCCGCTGAAATAGCCTTATCACCGGAATTGGATTTTATGGAAAATAAGCTGAATCAGATCAAAAACAATCTGGAAAAACAAAAGAAAGCCGCCCTGGAGGCCGAGCAGCGCAAAAATGATTTAGTCGTTTATTTGGCTCATGATATCAAGACACCTCTGACCTCCGTAATCGGCTACTTAAGTCTTCTCGATGAAGCACCTGATATGCCTCCGGAACAAAAGGCAAAATATGTGGGTATTACCTTGGAAAAGGCTTATCGATTAGAAGAATTGATCAATGAGTTTTTTGAGATCACCAGATTTAATTTGCAAACGATTGTCTTGAATAAAGAAAAAATCAATTTACAGTTCATGCTCCAGCAGCTGGCCGATGAATTCTATCCCATGCTGGCTCCCCAGGCCAAGCAGGTGTCCGTCAATGTGCCTGACGGCCTCACTCTATGGGGAGATGCCGACAAACTGGCCCGTGTATTCAATAACATTCTGAAAAACGCCATCGCTTACAGCTATGAAAACAGCGTCATTGACATTGCTGCCGGGCAGCAGGACAAGACTATGGTGATAACGTTTACGAATCAGGGAGACCCCATCCCGCAGAAAAAGCTGGAAACTATTTTTGAGAAATTTTACCGCTTAGATTCCGCACGTTCCACAAACACCGGCGGAGCAGGACTGGGTTTAGCTATTGCCCAAGAAATTGTCAAGGCTCACGACGGCACGATCTCTGTGGAAAGCAACCCGGAAAATACGACATTTACAGTAAAAATTCCATTATAACAATAAGAAAACCTTAAGAAGTCCATAAGCTGGAAGTCCTATAGCTCCTTGTTCTGTGGTTAAGTACAGAATGAGGAGCTGTTTTATATGTCCGAGCAGTACAATATTACCGACGCGTTGGCAGTGTATGACAGCTTAAGAAAAGAATAAGTACTTCATAAGCACTTCTTAAGATTTTGCTAAGTTAAAATTCCAACATCGTCTGCCTGATCTCGGTAAGATGAACTTGCCCAATCGAACGGGCTTTGATATTCAGGAAAGGGGTCTCGGATATGGAAAGAAAAAGAATGACTCAGCTGGTTTAGGGTGGTCAGGATGAAAACTGGAAAATTAAAAACGAATAACGGCGGTCTGGCCTGGTTTTTCCTGGGGCCCAGCCTGCTGGGCTTTGCTCTTTTTTATTTGCTCCCCTTTGTCACCGGCTTTTACTATTCCCTGGTAGACAGTCCCCTTAACGGTACGTTTGTCGGACTACATAATTACGGCGCTTTGTTAAAAAAACCAAGCTTCTTAGCAGCTCTGGCCAATACAGCCAAGTTTACTTTAATCTGTGTACCCCTTAATCTGATGCTCTCCCTGGGAGCGGCCATGTTATTGAACCAAAAATTACCGGGCCGGAACCTGTTCCGCACCATTATGATCACGCCTTTGGTGGTACCCGTGGCCTCGGTGGTTTTGGTGTGGCAGGCATTCTTTGATTTGAACGGCGTTTTAAATTCTCTGATCCATGCCCTGGGTCACCCGTCTGTGGACTGGATGAAAACCAACTGGTCCAGAGTGGTGGTCCTGGTGATTTATCTATGGAAAAACATCGGTTACAGCGTCATTCTGTTTCTGGCCGGATTGCAGAATATACCGGCTGAATACTACGAAGCGGCCAGGATCGACGGGGCCAGCCGCTATCAGGAGTTTTTTCGCATAACCCTGGTCTATTTGACCCCCACGACTTTTTTTGTTTTTGTCATCTCGATGATCAATTCCTTTAAAGTGTTCCGGGAGACGTATCTTATCTCCGGAGATTATCCCCATAACAGCATCTATATGCTGCAGCACTACATGAACAATATGTTTATGGCTTTGGATTATCAGAAATTGACTTCTGCGGCCTTTATTATGGCTGCCTTTATCGTGGCCGTCGTTTTATTGCTTTTTATCGTGGAGAGAAAGATCACCAATATGATTAATTAGACCCGGCGAGAGGGGGGTGTGTGTTTGAAGGGTAACCACCGGATCAGAAATCTGATCCATTTTGCAATTTTGCTGGTACTGGCTGTCCTGCTGATGTTTCCCCTGGCTGTAACCGTCACCAATTCCTTGATGAGTGAACAGGAAATCGCCGCTCATTATAACCCGGTGACGGACAAAAATTTAAGCAGCTATCAGGAGGACAGCGGGGATCACTTTGCCCGGTTCCAGCTGATCCCCGAGGTGGTGGTGCTGAAGCAGTATTATAACGTACTCATCAAAAAGACCCAGTTTCTGTTCATGTTCTGGAATTCTGTGCTGCTCACCTTCCCCATTGTCATCGGGCAAACGATGGTGGCAACCCTGGCGGCCTATGCCTTTGCCAAACTGAAGTTCAGGGGCAGGAATTTCCTGTTTTTTTTGTATATCATCGTGATGCTGATGCCCTTCCAGGTCACGCTTGTGCCCAATTATTTAATGGCCGGCCAGCTGGGCCTGCTTAACAGCCATTGGTCCATTATCCTGCCCGGCATCTTCAGCACTTTTGGCGTATTTCTCTTAAAACAGTATATGGAGCAAATACCGGACTCCTATCTTGAAGCGGCCCGGGTGGACGGAGCCAGCCAGTTCCAGATTTTTCTCAAAATCATTCTGCCCATGTCCAGGGGCGGTATAGCAGCCATGGCCATCCTTGTGTTTATCGATAACTGGAACATGGTGGAGCAGCCCTTGATTTTTTTACAGGATGCGGCCAAACAGCCTCTTTCCCTCTATCTTTCCAGAATCATCGACGGTGAAAAAGGATTGGCCTTTGCCGCGTCCGTTTTATATATGCTGCCGGCGCTGCTGAACTTCCTTTATGCCGAAAAATACTTGCTGGAAGGAATCCGGCTCTCCGGAATCAAAGGCTGAGCAAGGAAGGCCTTGCTATATAAATTCTTGCACACTTACTCTACAAGGGCTATTGTGTTGCCGCTGCACTAGTCCAGGAAGGGAGACAGGAAATTGGGGAATGAAGCAATCGCAGGTGATGGGCAAAGAAAAAAGTTGATCGGAAAGCTGAGCCTGCTCTTCCTAATGACAATGATCGGGTTAACATTCTTCTCCAATACCATCAATAACTTTGCTCTGCCCAGGGTCCAGACGGTCCGGCCCACCAACGGGGCGTTAATCAAAGAAATATTCGGGGAAGGGACGGTGGAGGTCAAATCAACCCGGGAGGAATATGCAGATGCCAATTTGCGGGTCAAGGAGGTCAGGGTGGAGCAGGGGGACAGGGTCAGCAAAGGCCGGACCATCATCATCCTGGACGTGGACGGTCTGAAGTCGGATTATCAGGATGAACAGGCCCGCTACCGGCAGCTCCAGCTGTCCCTGGCCGGAGCCCAGGCAGAGCAGGCGCAAAAACAAAGAGATTACGATAATCTGAAGGTCCTGTTTGATCATGAAGCCGAAACGGCGGTAAACCTGGAAAATGCCGCCAGGAACCTGGCGGACGCGCAAAGGCACTGTGAGGATATTCAGCTTAATCTGGAAATACAGGCCAGAAAGGTGGCTGCTCTGGCCCAACAGGTGGCCAACAACGGCGTGTATACAGCGCCTGTGGACGGCCTGATCACAGAACTGAATTTCCCTGCAGGGTCGATGACCAATAGCTCCCTGCCTCTGTTTAAATTGGCTGACCTGGGGCAGGGGTTCCGGCTGATCGTGCCCATTGACAAGGATTTGCTTGATTATGTCAAACCCGGAGATACGGTGAGTGTGAATATGCTCTCCCTGGGGGATCAGAAAACCGAGGGGACAATCGACAGGATCGTGGAAAACAGCCGTCATAACGGCGAGGAGAAGGATCTGTGGATCGACGTCTCTCTGGAAGGCCTGAGCGGCGGCGAAAAGGGAGAAATCTATTTAAGCAAAAAAACCAAGCCTTACGATACCCTCGTACCGAACAGCGCGGTTTATGACGACAGCAGCGGCTCCTATGTCTTCGTTCTGGAATCAAGAAAAGGGCCTTTAGGGACGGAGAACTATCTGCAAAAAGTAAACGTCAATGTGGAAGACAGGGATCGTGAAATGTCTGCGCTTACAGATATGGTGATGGGTGAAGTGGTGTGGCAAAGCAATAAACCGGTGGAGGACGGGGACAGGGTTCTAAAGGAGGGGGCAAATTGAAACCGGCTCAATTGAAACAGGATAAATCAGCCTACCCGGCCTATCTTGTTCTGGCCCTGGGTCTATTGGTCTTAACCTGGAGCACTCTTCTGGGGTCATCCCTGCCTGCTCAATTGGCGGATCTTGGCGGCCTGCACAAAACCGGCAAAATCACCGCCACTTGGCTGGGCGGCTCCCATCAGCCGGAAGAAGGGTCCTTTTCCCTGCAAGATCTGAGGCAGCTTAGCCAATACAGCCTCCGGGACTACGATCTGGCTTACGCCATGGAAGCTTCAACTTCTGCCGCTTATCAAAAGAATCAGAGCCCGGCCCAGGTGCTGGGGGTGAATGACCGGTATGCTCAATTCCAGCAAATCAACATGCGTTCAGGCAATTTTTTAACCTTCGAACAGGAAAACCAGCAGGTGGCCGTCATTGATGAAGAGCTGGCCCAGGCACTTTTTCAGAACGGCAATGTGGTGGGCCTGGAGATAGAACTGTATGGCCGGGAATTTAAGATAGTCGGGGTGGCCGGGAATGACCGTTTTCTGATCGGGACTCTGACGGACCGGGGCTACGGCACTTTGTACATACCGGCGAAAAAACTGTTGGAACTGGAAGCGGATGCCCGCATAACCTCATTGGCAGTGGCAACCAAGGATGCCGGTACCACAGGCCGCAATACCGCCGTTTTGGCCTCGGCCCTGGCCTCCATCGGCCAGGACACGGCCAACTACAAAATCATCGATTATAATCTGGCGGGTCTCCTGATGGAACAAGGGAATCAGCTGCGCCATTTTGGGGCGGGGACGGTGGCCATGGTGATGCTTTTCAGCTTGCTCAGGCGAAAAATAAAGGGTATTGATCATTTCTGCCGCCTGAGACTCCGGGATAACTATTGGTGGGAGATGATCAAGGGGGACGCCGTCAGGCTTGTGTTTGGTATAGCGGCGGTATCGGCCCTTGCTGCCGTGCTGCTGCTGGTCTGGAAATCAATCAGCTTTAGCTTATATATTCCGCCGCAGAACATTCCCAATGAACTGATTGATGTTTCATTTTGGGCCGACCTCATTAAGAAGGGGATTGAAACCAGGCAGCAAAGCGCCGGCTATGCAGCGCCGCCCGGAGAAGTTCAGCTGAATGTCCTTAATACCATCCAGAACTGGAACTTGTTTTTAAACATCTTTCTGGGTTGGCCGCTGTTCTTGCTGGGACTCTACCAGACCCAGCTGTTGCAGGAAAAGCTGCTCAAAGTGGAAGTGTTCTGCAGTATTTTCCTGCTGGCCGCCTTAAGCCTGGGTACTGCCTTGCTATGGCTCATCAAAATGCCCCTTGTCATGGAGACCGGGGAGGTGTTGCTGGTATTCAGCTCTGTATTTTTAACCGTGGTTACTTTTATTGATAGGAGGGCAGCAGATGGCGGGTTTACATCTGAAAAATTTAGCTAAGACCTACCCCGGCGGGGTTGCGGCAGTCAGGGATTTCTCTCTGGAAATCAAGGATCAGGAATTTTTAATCCTGGTAGGTCCCTCCGGCTGTGGCAAAACAACCGTTTTAAGGATGATAGCCGGGCTGGAGGAGATTTCAGCCGGTGAATTATATATTGACGACCGGCTGGTTAATGAGGTGGCCGCCAAGGACCGGGATATCGCCATGGTTTTTCAAAATTACGCTCTTTATCCCCATCTGTCGGTCTATGACAATATGGCTTTTGGACTTAAGTTGAGAAAACTGCCCAAGGTCGAGATCAGGAAAAATGTAGAGGAAGCGGCCAGGATTCTGGGACTTGAAGCTCTGCTTCAGCGCAAACCCAAGGAACTTTCCGGCGGGCAAAGGCAAAGGGTGGCCCTGGGGCGGGCCATTGTCAGGAAACCCAAGGTTTTCTTGATGGATGAGCCGTTGTCCAACCTGGATGCCCAGCTGAGAACCCAGATGAGAATAGAAATTGCCAAACTTCACAAAAATCTGCAGACAACCTTTGTTTATGTAACCCATGATCAAACCGAAGCCATGACCATGGGCACCAGAATCGTGGTGATGAAGGACGGCCTGATCCAGCAAATCGACAGCCCCCAAGCCATCTATGACCATCCGGTCAATATGTTTGTGGCCGGTTTTCTAGGCAGCCCGGGGATGAACTTTCTGGAAGTTTTGATGATCGAGGAAAAGGGCTGTATTTATGCCAAGCTGGCCGACGCCCTGCTGCCTGTTCCTGCTGCCGGGGGACAAAGATTAAAAGAGCAGGGGTATCTGGACCGGAAAGTGGTCCTGGGGATCAGAGCGGAACATCTCTGGGGCAGCGGAGATTTTGGGGACCGTCATTCCGAGTGGGCATTGGAGGGAAGGCTGGAGTTCAGCGAATTGAGAGGGGCTGAGACTTACCATTATGTAAGGATCGCCGGCAGGGAGGTGGTTGTCAGGGTGAGTCCGGAGCTGCGCGCCGCAACCGGACAGGAAGTCAGGGTAGGTTTTAATATGGCCAAGGCCCATTTTTTCGATCAGGAAAATGGGGTGAATATCTGTATTCTGAATAATTAAAGGAAAAGGGGTGTTTTAATGATCAAAAATAAATGCGGAGTTATTCTAAGCCTGGTTCTGATCCTGGGCATAGGGGTATTTACTGTCGGCTGCGGCAATACTCAGGCTGCCGGGGGAGCAAATGATCCTAATTCCCTGACCATTGCGGTGGTGAGCAAAGATACGTACCTGGATACGGCGGTAAAAAAGTTTGCAGAACTTCATCCCGGCGTTAGGGTGGAAGTGAAAGAATACACTTCCAGTACTTCGGAAAAAGGTGAAGGTGTCAGGGCGGCGGAGTCCGGGGATATTGAAAAATATGTCACGGCTATGAATACCCAGCTCATGTCCGGCCAGGGCAGCGATATTATTTTATTGAACAACCTGCCCTATCAGACCTATGCGGATAAGAATCTTTTAGTTGATTTGGGCGGGCTGATGCAGTCGGATCAAAGCTTCGACAGGGGCAAGTACTACCAGAATATTTTCAAGGCTTTAGAGTACAAAGATAAACTCTATGGGCTGCCGGTTAATATCAGCATCGATATGATTGCCGCCGATCAAACCTTACTGGCTGATTCCCAGGTGTCAATCGACGACAGCAACTGGGATTGGCAGGATTTTGTCAGGACGGCGGAAAAGATCATGAACGACAAGCAAAACGGGGAAACCCAGGGGATGTATGCCTTGGCCGGGATGGATGAAAAAAGACTGATTGGGACGCTGGTTAAAGAAAACTATGATAAACTGGTCGATCCGGAGAAGAAGACTGCCAATTTTACCGGTCAGGAATTTCTTGATTTACTTTCCTTAAGTAAATATCTGATTGACCACAAACTGGTGAATACGGATACGGCCCAGACCAACATTATGGACATGGCCGCCCGGGGTAAACTTGTTTTTAATTTCACTTCTCTGCAAGGGTTTTGGGCTTTGCAAACGACCAAGGCGATTTTCAGCGAGGGTGTTCAGCTTTTAAAGCCCCCCGGAAACGTGTCCTTTGCCACGGATTCCCTGTATGGGATCAGCAGTCAATCGGCCCATCAGGTACTGGCCTGGGAATTTTTGAAATTTTTGGTCTCTGATGAGATGATGACTCAGGGAGGACTGCCGATTAATAAGAGTGTGCTTCCCCAGGTTGCCCAGAATTTCACCCAGGCTATCCAAACAAGAGGTGGGAAAATGATGATCAAGGACGACGGCATTCCCGGTCAATCAATAACACTGCAACCCCCCACCCAGGAGGATGTGGATTATCTGGAAAACCTGCTCAGTCAAGCGAAGGTCTACATCGGAACGGACCAGAAGATTATTGCCATTGTTCAGGAAGAAACCGCGGCCTTCTTTACAGGACAGAAGACAGCGGAGGTGACTGCCCAATTGATTCAGGACAGGGTGAGCACCTACTTAAATGAATGAACGCCAAAGAGCACCGAGCAGTTCGGTGCTCTTAGTTTAAAAGGCGAGTTTATCAAATTTTCATAAATTCCATAGCAATTTTTCACTTTTGCCAAGGTGGCAGTTTATTTCTGGCTGTAATAATTAAGAATGTAAATTCTGCAGCTCGATTACGTCTTTTTGCCTGTTTGTCGCGAGCTTGTTCTATTTTAGAAAAAAGGACATGCTAACCTAAGGGAGGGGTGTCTGGATGACAAAAGAAAAAATTCTGATCGCCGACGATGAGGTGGAGCTTGCGGAACTGGTCAAAGACTTTTTAAGCGACGAACAGTATGAGGCTTTGGTCGCCAGGGATGGTCATGAGGCCCTGGAGCTGTTCAGGATGAACCAGCCCCAGCTGGTGATTCTGGATATCATGATGCCCGGCCTTGATGGGATGGAGGTCTGCCGGAGGATCCGCGCCGAATCCAATGTCCCCATCATCATGTTAAGCGCGAAAAAGGCCGAGGTGGATAAAATCCTCGGCTTGGGACTGGGGGCGGACGACTATATTGTCAAGCCCTTCAGCCCCGGTGAAGTGGTGGCCAGGGTGAAGGCTCAATTGCGCAGATTCAAGATGAGCGCTGTTCCCGAGCCCAAAACCCGGCTCTTGTCATACAGCGGTCTGGAAATTGATGTGCAGGGGTATGAGGCGGCCTTGGCCGGCCGTCCTCTGGAGCTGACCACCAAAGAATTCGAATTGCTGCGGTTTCTGGCCCTGCACCCCAATCAGGTCTTGACCCGGGAGCAAATTTTTGCCAATGTTTGGGGGTTTAATGAAAGCGGTGATTTAAATACCGTGACCGTCCACATTAAGAAACTGAGAGAAAAAATCGAATCGGACCTCGCCAATCCCACATTTATCAAAACCGTTTGGGGCGTGG is a window encoding:
- the vanS gene encoding vancomycin resistance histidine kinase VanS, whose protein sequence is MAIKLKSERDKRRNDYTKLKRELFLRMLLIVFATAATVIFLRFVIQKNFSVGDSIVRFLMTAFDLRENVAVLIYRSVFYSNIEIITFIVILVFVVILLNLSTSWFTKYFDEVSAGMDKLVEESAAEIALSPELDFMENKLNQIKNNLEKQKKAALEAEQRKNDLVVYLAHDIKTPLTSVIGYLSLLDEAPDMPPEQKAKYVGITLEKAYRLEELINEFFEITRFNLQTIVLNKEKINLQFMLQQLADEFYPMLAPQAKQVSVNVPDGLTLWGDADKLARVFNNILKNAIAYSYENSVIDIAAGQQDKTMVITFTNQGDPIPQKKLETIFEKFYRLDSARSTNTGGAGLGLAIAQEIVKAHDGTISVESNPENTTFTVKIPL
- the vanR gene encoding VanR-ABDEGLN family response regulator transcription factor, whose translation is MAANILIVDDEQAIADLVEVYLKNENYNLFKFYNGKDALDCIAKEKLDLAILDVMLPDVDGFSICRQIREKHNFPVIMLTAKEEEIDKITGLTLGADDYITKPFRPLELIARVKAQLRRFTKYNSSEPNQEEHVIAFSGLVLDMNTHECTLNEKKLSLTPTEFSILWVLCSNRGRVVSSEELFNEVWGDKYFTNSNNTVMVHIRHLREKMQDSTEHPKYIKTVWGVGYKIEK
- the vanI gene encoding D-alanine--(R)-lactate ligase VanI, coding for MSKLKIAIIFGGCSEEHPVSVKSAGEVAKNLDLEKYEPFYIGITKDGVWQLCHYPEANWEKGSCRPAILSPDRSVQGLLVLEQGQYQRIPLDLVFPVLHGKFGEDGAIQGLLELSGIPYVGCDIPSSALCMDKSLAYIVAGKAGIATPKFRTVTAKETIDAERLAYPVYVKPARSGSSFGVTKVCRQEELLSAVEIARQYDSKVLIEEAVVGSEVGCAIFGNDLDLMAGEVDQICLSHGFFRIHQENEPEKGSENSTLIVPADISPEARSRVQETAKAIYRALGCRGLARVDMFLKEDGTVILNEVNTLPGMTSYSRFPRMMAAAGLPFAEVIDRLVSLAF
- a CDS encoding carbohydrate ABC transporter permease, producing MKGNHRIRNLIHFAILLVLAVLLMFPLAVTVTNSLMSEQEIAAHYNPVTDKNLSSYQEDSGDHFARFQLIPEVVVLKQYYNVLIKKTQFLFMFWNSVLLTFPIVIGQTMVATLAAYAFAKLKFRGRNFLFFLYIIVMLMPFQVTLVPNYLMAGQLGLLNSHWSIILPGIFSTFGVFLLKQYMEQIPDSYLEAARVDGASQFQIFLKIILPMSRGGIAAMAILVFIDNWNMVEQPLIFLQDAAKQPLSLYLSRIIDGEKGLAFAASVLYMLPALLNFLYAEKYLLEGIRLSGIKG
- the vanW gene encoding glycopeptide resistance accessory protein VanW, whose product is MKRKRLTQLFPFLLPVRRIQRKLCFYTKMYLDRNHYAKAKAPEFLPFCIYETKSKLLNENTGMDIKYQENKVFNLRLAAEPVNGLLIRPGETFSFWQRVRYAEKNERYKDGLCVVNDELVTVPGGGLCHLSNLLFWLFLHTPLTIVERHAHEIKDFPSPDEDEPDGVDATIHEGWLDLKVKNDTNLTFQIELSIDGPYIYGRIFMDQAKGYSYEVVNRDKRFLQKEGKIFERVSVCRQVIDNKSKQVISENMLYTDVFEIGYPLPEGTAIAEEKEI
- a CDS encoding UDP-N-acetylmuramoyl-tripeptide--D-alanyl-D-alanine ligase, which gives rise to MTVREIVAACGGKLLCGDPDTMVTSVVTDSRKVTDGSLFVPLKGEKADAHTFLHAAFASGAAAALTQEHMRMEAEEAWIAVDSTQLALQQIAAAYRQRFSIPVVGITGSAGKTTTKEMTALALSAGYKVMKTGGNHNSQIGLPLMMFQFSWEHEAAVVEMGISDFGEMARLAQVAEPKYAVMTNLGITHIGQLKTQGNILREKLHITDRFTQGSVLFLNGDDPMLAGLRGKTGYETVFYGRLPWCDFRAEGITVQEETTAFRCLAPGSESVEVTLPVLGMHHVLDALAALAVAERLGVPLKRAAAALRDYRPLAMRQQIYHVNEVAVIDDSYNSSPGAAKSSLSVLAGFRAGRRVAVLADMLELGEYSRQAHFEVGVCAAENGVDILLTVGQEAKAVAEGARSVRAGIDCRVLDNNYQAAEELKSFLSPGDAVLVKGSRGMHTEEIVRALL
- a CDS encoding carbohydrate ABC transporter permease; translation: MKTGKLKTNNGGLAWFFLGPSLLGFALFYLLPFVTGFYYSLVDSPLNGTFVGLHNYGALLKKPSFLAALANTAKFTLICVPLNLMLSLGAAMLLNQKLPGRNLFRTIMITPLVVPVASVVLVWQAFFDLNGVLNSLIHALGHPSVDWMKTNWSRVVVLVIYLWKNIGYSVILFLAGLQNIPAEYYEAARIDGASRYQEFFRITLVYLTPTTFFVFVISMINSFKVFRETYLISGDYPHNSIYMLQHYMNNMFMALDYQKLTSAAFIMAAFIVAVVLLLFIVERKITNMIN